Proteins encoded within one genomic window of Megalopta genalis isolate 19385.01 chromosome 10, iyMegGena1_principal, whole genome shotgun sequence:
- the LOC117222707 gene encoding uncharacterized protein LOC117222707 isoform X4 has protein sequence MNRRDACRAESPSKKDKGKSRKWKAATTLSAPSNWPKAMMSRDDRICERAETFAEVTPSSSGSQANGRKGEQKGEDEEEEEDNEEGDCNVEYFCRNAKEERGICPITGSSVIRDDPGIEGAARAKENGSKKIGKGNDRSSTMETAKSAGEEKPIFVDLTTDERKNWKRTILKRSYDLNPPIEDDERETEDQNLAASITIADSSSKTRNSLATALRDRGSYLIPVQPNRSLPIRPAPLPTRLFRKNGLSLMVLSKPTNLDLDDSEESVKSSSLTTSETTLGKRNGTDAGSETAKASTSEDSSVPQDCNKGSKRFRERFDCRDRQISIEPSHHGGARKKSIDDNGDREKDCAMQKRKKKSHGADSSQGAKENGSRSIVKEYLRNICGSTDNPAARNRSTGKCANACYYCEKDGCRNMTVPPLRLKKIVRTGTKESDDSCTAAGSSRESNYKIVREEKSRLRSGPHFTNRNSALQENATSPKVPNNNRKVKYRRNKLKQKLAELRSKALDLAKVMADDTSSQQNTRLKQIMNRYEKQIENLSKMHDKLSAALPASEEGEPGCSSNVDHLPAGSNRDGPSGNEFPISSSPEPPKLSPRSSTSFENIPPEEIRNSPPILPRVCLNVSSSSQDEEFLVSDSSTWSACEEPTDRSFSADSDRSDRPRKDLAGLGSCTRATENGSNVDANDHRIDKKCSSRSASIGRLFEDDRSEEKKDEGRHEVKEEEHSPGRLVIHEEANARAIGVPDSGPIIGSVISGPEVAATVSAAAGEIREPATGKRVSRPDPCVSGENETRPNVGEVNRNAHKQKVTSSSNRSVQVQFAQAPARQETTIPRRGYKKEKPPVDAAPENAGNYTITEQFPTLGNWVARMSKNVGAVPLDRIVGPSENFSRQVPTSKMHKTIALNVPNDIVNPTLPYGTNGWQFYQQQQQQQQQQQQQQQQQQQQQQQQQQQQQQQQQQQQQQQQRQQQLLQHVAPQPVPMVPPYRPPIYTPIPMGQYYANNYAIDPYNSAALNCHPTVCPYSPYPYYPRLHPPSLPAPYHLPIQEGFRPLQHSDKRYHPSLQSEPVAKYSPPVANNLQQPTALPADRLRGVAVNGNNVGVPGLPPLFLPPAPYNPVMQARQKVLPGMLAAAAAAAVMAAATLKGQRDPPACDARKSDLSNATFANVIDSGSSRAGIIGKTEIPLANNNSRMQNYLLDRLGLASRPNDFIMQADTNSSGDNNRLQITAIDSSTPQRILVPQTTKTVPQHEVRNCETPHLGKVNQSPNSSYTLVCSNCGLIGPKFKCLGCEMVFYCNGQCQQLHWNFHVKQCPKKMPKLKKVS, from the exons ATGAATAGACGCGATGCGTGCCGAGCGGAAAGCCCTTCGAAGAAGGACAAAGGAAAATCGAGAAAGTGGAAAGCTGCAACGACGTTGTCGGCGCCGAGCAACTGGCCGAAGGCGATGATGTCCCGCGACGATAGAATCTGCGAGAGGGCCGAGACGTTCGCCGAAGTCACCCCGTCTTCTAGCGGGTCGCAGGCGAACGGTCGTAAAGGGGAACAAAAGGGAGAAgacgaagaggaggaagaggacaACGAAGAAGGTGACTGCAACGTCGAATATTTCTGTCGCAACGCGAAAG AGGAGCGGGGAATCTGCCCGATCACCGGTTCCAGCGTGATTCGGGATGATCCAGGGATCGAAGGAGCCGCGCGCGCGAAGGAAAACGGTTCGAAGAAGATCGGGAAAGGCAACGACCGATCGTCGACGATGGAAACTGCGAAATCGGCCGGCGAAGAAAAGCCGATTTTCGTTGACCTGACGACCGACGAGAGAAAGAACTGGAAACGGACGATCCTGAAGCGTTCCTACGACCTAAATCCTCCGATCGAGGACGACGAACGAGAAACGGAAGACCAGAATCTTGCTGCGAGCATCACGATAG CCGACAGCTCGAGTAAAACACGCAACAGTTTGGCAACGGCGCTGCGGGACCGTGGATCATACCTGATTCCGGTGCAGCCTAATCGTTCCCTGCCGATTCGGCCCGCGCCATTGCCGACGCGATTGTTCCGCAAGAACGGCCTTTCGCTGATGGTTCTCTCGAAGCCGACCAACTTGGACCTCGACGACTCGGAGGAGTCGGTAAAATCGAGCAGCCTAACTACGAGCGAAACAACGCTCGGCAAACGCAACGGAACGGATGCCGGCTCCGAAACGGCGAAGGCGTCGACTTCGGAGGACTCCTCGGTTCCCCAGGATTGCAACAAGGGATCGAAAAGGTTCCGAGAACGATTCGATTGTCGCGA TCGACAGATTTCGATCGAGCCGAGTCACCACGGCGGGGCCAGGAAGAAGAGCATCGACGACAACGGGGATCGGGAGAAAGACTGCGCCATgcagaagaggaagaagaaatcGCACGGGGCGGATTCGAGCCAGGGAGCCAAGGAGAACGGCTCGAGGAGCATCGTCAAGGAATACCTGAGGAACATTTGCGGCTCGACCGACAACCCTGCTGCGAGAAATCGGAGCACCGGTAAGTGCGCGAACGCGTGCTACTATTGCGAGAAGGACGGCTGCAGGAATATGACGGTGCCTCCGTTGAGGCTGAAGAAAATCGTTCGTACGG GGACGAAGGAGAGCGACGATTCGTGTACGGCGGCGGGATCTAGCCGCGAGTCGAACTACAAGATCGTCAGGGAGGAGAAGTCTCGTCTACGATCGGGCCCGCATTTTACAAATCGGAACAGCGCGCTCCAGGAAAATGCGACGAGCCCGAAGGTCCCGAACAACAACCGGAAAGTGAAATATCGGCGGAACAAGCTGAAGCAGAAGCTCGCAGAGTTGAGAAGCAAGGCCCTCGATCTGGCCAAGGTGATGGCCGACGACACCAGCTCGCAGCAAAACACCAGGCTGAAACAGATAATGAATCGATACGAGAAGCAGATCGAGAATCTGTCGAAAATGCACGACAAACTGTCCGCGGCGCTTCCAGCTTCCGAGGAAGGCGAACCCGGGTGTTCGTCGAACGTCGACCATCTTCCCGCCGGATCGAATCGAGACGGACCCTCGGGAAACGAATTTCCGATCTCGTCTTCTCCGGAGCCACCGAAACTCTCTCCCCGATCTTCGACGAGTTTCGAGAATATACCGCCCGAAGAGATCAGGAACAGTCCTCCCATCTTGCCCAGAGTGTGCCTGAACGTCTCCTCGTCGAGCCAGGACGAGGAGTTTCTGGTATCCGACTCATCGACCTGGTCCGCGTGCGAGGAACCGACCGATCGGTCGTTCTCCGCCGACTCCGACCGATCCGATCGTCCAAGGAAGGATTTGGCCGGCTTGGGAAGCTGTACGCGAGCCACGGAGAACGGTTCGAACGTCGACGCGAACGATCATCGAATCGACAAAAAGTGTTCGAGTCGTTCCGCGAGCATAGGGCGGCTGTTCGAGGACGATCGTTCGGAGGAGAAGAAGGACGAGGGGAGGCACGAGGTGAAAGAAGAGGAGCATTCGCCGGGCCGTTTGGTCATCCACGAGGAGGCGAACGCTCGCGCGATCGGGGTCCCCGACTCGGGACCGATCATCGGTTCGGTGATAAGCGGTCCGGAAGTAGCCGCCACGGTTTCAGCCGCTGCCGGCGAAATACGCGAACCTGCCACCGGCAAGCGAGTCTCGCGGCCCGATCCTTGCGTATCCGGCGAGAATGAAACGCGGCCGAACGTTGGCGAAGTTAATCGGAACGCGCACAAGCAGAAG GTCACCTCGAGCTCCAATCGGTCCGTTCAGGTCCAATTCGCGCAGGCTCCCGCGAGGCAGGAAACTACGAT ACCTCGACGAGGCTACAAAAAGGAGAAGCCGCCCGTCGACGCGGCTCCGGAGAACGCCGGCAATTACACCATCACCGAACAATTTCCAACTCTTGGCAACTGGGTAGCTCGAATGTCCAAGAACGTAGGAGCCGTTCCATTGGACCGCATCGTAGGACCGTCTGAAAATTTTAGCCGA CAGGTACCTACGTCGAAGATGCACAAGACGATCGCCCTGAATGTTCCCAACGACATCGTGAACCCAACCCTTCCGTACGGTACCAACGGTTGGCAGTTctatcaacaacaacaacaacaacaacaacaacaacaacaacaacaacaacaacaacaacaacaacaacaacaacaacaacagcagcagcagcagcagcagcagcagcagcagcagcagcagcagcgtcAGCAACAGCTGCTGCAACACGTTGCACCGCAGCCGGTCCCGATGGTTCCACCTTATCGACCTCCTATTTATACGCCAATTCCGATGGGTCAATATTACGCGAACAACTATGCC atcgatCCTTACAACAGCGCGGCTCTAAATTGTCATCCGACGGTCTGTCCTTACAGTCCCTACCCGTACTACCCCAGACTGCATCCGCCGTCGTTACCGGCGCCCTACCATTTGCCCATACAAGAAGGCTTCCGGCCGCTGCAACACTCGGACAAACGTTACCATCCGTCGCTCCAATCCGAACCTGTCGCGAAGTATTCGCCGCCCGTGGCAAACAATCTGCAGCAACCTACCGCTTTGCCAGCCGATCGTCTGCGAGGCGTCGCCGTTAACGGAAACAACGTCGGAGTGCCCGGTCTACCGCCGCTCTTCTTACCGCCCGCGCCCTACAATCCCGTGATGCAAGCGAGGCAGAAAGTACTTCCCGGTATGCTCGCGGCAGCTGCAGCCGCCGCGGTTATGGCAGCGGCCACCTTGAAGGGACAACGCGACCCACCAGCCTGCGACGCGAGGAAGTCCGATCTGTCGAACGCGACTTTCGCGAATGTTATAGACTCGGGCAGCTCCCGTGCCGGAATTATCGGCAAAACGGAGATTCCGCTCGCGAATAATAATTCGCGGATGCAAAATTATTTGCTCGACAGACTGGGCCTTGCCTCGAGACCCAACGATTTTATTATGCAAGCGGACACGAATTCGAGCGGCGACAACAATCGATTACAAATAACGGCGATCGATTCCTCGACGCCCCAAAGGATTCTAGTCCCGCAGACGACCAAGACCGTCCCCCAACACGAGGTCAGAAACTGCGAGACTCCGCATTTGGGCAAGGTGAACCAAAGCCCTAATAGCTCGTACACTCTAGTTTGCTCGAACTGCGGGCTGATCGGCCCGAAATTCAAATGTCTCGGCTGCGAGATGGTTTTTTATTGCAACGGACAATGCCAGCAGTTACACTGGAACTTTCATGTTAAACAGTGCCCGAAGAAAATGCCGAAATTGAAGAAAGTTTCTTGA
- the LOC117222707 gene encoding uncharacterized protein LOC117222707 isoform X3 yields the protein MNRRDACRAESPSKKDKGKSRKWKAATTLSAPSNWPKAMMSRDDRICERAETFAEVTPSSSGSQANGRKGEQKGEDEEEEEDNEEGDCNVEYFCRNAKEERGICPITGSSVIRDDPGIEGAARAKENGSKKIGKGNDRSSTMETAKSAGEEKPIFVDLTTDERKNWKRTILKRSYDLNPPIEDDERETEDQNLAASITIADSSSKTRNSLATALRDRGSYLIPVQPNRSLPIRPAPLPTRLFRKNGLSLMVLSKPTNLDLDDSEESVKSSSLTTSETTLGKRNGTDAGSETAKASTSEDSSVPQDCNKGSKSRQISIEPSHHGGARKKSIDDNGDREKDCAMQKRKKKSHGADSSQGAKENGSRSIVKEYLRNICGSTDNPAARNRSTGKCANACYYCEKDGCRNMTVPPLRLKKIVRTGTKESDDSCTAAGSSRESNYKIVREEKSRLRSGPHFTNRNSALQENATSPKVPNNNRKVKYRRNKLKQKLAELRSKALDLAKVMADDTSSQQNTRLKQIMNRYEKQIENLSKMHDKLSAALPASEEGEPGCSSNVDHLPAGSNRDGPSGNEFPISSSPEPPKLSPRSSTSFENIPPEEIRNSPPILPRVCLNVSSSSQDEEFLVSDSSTWSACEEPTDRSFSADSDRSDRPRKDLAGLGSCTRATENGSNVDANDHRIDKKCSSRSASIGRLFEDDRSEEKKDEGRHEVKEEEHSPGRLVIHEEANARAIGVPDSGPIIGSVISGPEVAATVSAAAGEIREPATGKRVSRPDPCVSGENETRPNVGEVNRNAHKQKVQTLKRLLPGPRNNPFVRQVTSSSNRSVQVQFAQAPARQETTIPRRGYKKEKPPVDAAPENAGNYTITEQFPTLGNWVARMSKNVGAVPLDRIVGPSENFSRQVPTSKMHKTIALNVPNDIVNPTLPYGTNGWQFYQQQQQQQQQQQQQQQQQQQQQQQQQQQQQQQQQQQQQQQQRQQQLLQHVAPQPVPMVPPYRPPIYTPIPMGQYYANNYAIDPYNSAALNCHPTVCPYSPYPYYPRLHPPSLPAPYHLPIQEGFRPLQHSDKRYHPSLQSEPVAKYSPPVANNLQQPTALPADRLRGVAVNGNNVGVPGLPPLFLPPAPYNPVMQARQKVLPGMLAAAAAAAVMAAATLKGQRDPPACDARKSDLSNATFANVIDSGSSRAGIIGKTEIPLANNNSRMQNYLLDRLGLASRPNDFIMQADTNSSGDNNRLQITAIDSSTPQRILVPQTTKTVPQHEVRNCETPHLGKVNQSPNSSYTLVCSNCGLIGPKFKCLGCEMVFYCNGQCQQLHWNFHVKQCPKKMPKLKKVS from the exons ATGAATAGACGCGATGCGTGCCGAGCGGAAAGCCCTTCGAAGAAGGACAAAGGAAAATCGAGAAAGTGGAAAGCTGCAACGACGTTGTCGGCGCCGAGCAACTGGCCGAAGGCGATGATGTCCCGCGACGATAGAATCTGCGAGAGGGCCGAGACGTTCGCCGAAGTCACCCCGTCTTCTAGCGGGTCGCAGGCGAACGGTCGTAAAGGGGAACAAAAGGGAGAAgacgaagaggaggaagaggacaACGAAGAAGGTGACTGCAACGTCGAATATTTCTGTCGCAACGCGAAAG AGGAGCGGGGAATCTGCCCGATCACCGGTTCCAGCGTGATTCGGGATGATCCAGGGATCGAAGGAGCCGCGCGCGCGAAGGAAAACGGTTCGAAGAAGATCGGGAAAGGCAACGACCGATCGTCGACGATGGAAACTGCGAAATCGGCCGGCGAAGAAAAGCCGATTTTCGTTGACCTGACGACCGACGAGAGAAAGAACTGGAAACGGACGATCCTGAAGCGTTCCTACGACCTAAATCCTCCGATCGAGGACGACGAACGAGAAACGGAAGACCAGAATCTTGCTGCGAGCATCACGATAG CCGACAGCTCGAGTAAAACACGCAACAGTTTGGCAACGGCGCTGCGGGACCGTGGATCATACCTGATTCCGGTGCAGCCTAATCGTTCCCTGCCGATTCGGCCCGCGCCATTGCCGACGCGATTGTTCCGCAAGAACGGCCTTTCGCTGATGGTTCTCTCGAAGCCGACCAACTTGGACCTCGACGACTCGGAGGAGTCGGTAAAATCGAGCAGCCTAACTACGAGCGAAACAACGCTCGGCAAACGCAACGGAACGGATGCCGGCTCCGAAACGGCGAAGGCGTCGACTTCGGAGGACTCCTCGGTTCCCCAGGATTGCAACAAGGGATCGAAAAG TCGACAGATTTCGATCGAGCCGAGTCACCACGGCGGGGCCAGGAAGAAGAGCATCGACGACAACGGGGATCGGGAGAAAGACTGCGCCATgcagaagaggaagaagaaatcGCACGGGGCGGATTCGAGCCAGGGAGCCAAGGAGAACGGCTCGAGGAGCATCGTCAAGGAATACCTGAGGAACATTTGCGGCTCGACCGACAACCCTGCTGCGAGAAATCGGAGCACCGGTAAGTGCGCGAACGCGTGCTACTATTGCGAGAAGGACGGCTGCAGGAATATGACGGTGCCTCCGTTGAGGCTGAAGAAAATCGTTCGTACGG GGACGAAGGAGAGCGACGATTCGTGTACGGCGGCGGGATCTAGCCGCGAGTCGAACTACAAGATCGTCAGGGAGGAGAAGTCTCGTCTACGATCGGGCCCGCATTTTACAAATCGGAACAGCGCGCTCCAGGAAAATGCGACGAGCCCGAAGGTCCCGAACAACAACCGGAAAGTGAAATATCGGCGGAACAAGCTGAAGCAGAAGCTCGCAGAGTTGAGAAGCAAGGCCCTCGATCTGGCCAAGGTGATGGCCGACGACACCAGCTCGCAGCAAAACACCAGGCTGAAACAGATAATGAATCGATACGAGAAGCAGATCGAGAATCTGTCGAAAATGCACGACAAACTGTCCGCGGCGCTTCCAGCTTCCGAGGAAGGCGAACCCGGGTGTTCGTCGAACGTCGACCATCTTCCCGCCGGATCGAATCGAGACGGACCCTCGGGAAACGAATTTCCGATCTCGTCTTCTCCGGAGCCACCGAAACTCTCTCCCCGATCTTCGACGAGTTTCGAGAATATACCGCCCGAAGAGATCAGGAACAGTCCTCCCATCTTGCCCAGAGTGTGCCTGAACGTCTCCTCGTCGAGCCAGGACGAGGAGTTTCTGGTATCCGACTCATCGACCTGGTCCGCGTGCGAGGAACCGACCGATCGGTCGTTCTCCGCCGACTCCGACCGATCCGATCGTCCAAGGAAGGATTTGGCCGGCTTGGGAAGCTGTACGCGAGCCACGGAGAACGGTTCGAACGTCGACGCGAACGATCATCGAATCGACAAAAAGTGTTCGAGTCGTTCCGCGAGCATAGGGCGGCTGTTCGAGGACGATCGTTCGGAGGAGAAGAAGGACGAGGGGAGGCACGAGGTGAAAGAAGAGGAGCATTCGCCGGGCCGTTTGGTCATCCACGAGGAGGCGAACGCTCGCGCGATCGGGGTCCCCGACTCGGGACCGATCATCGGTTCGGTGATAAGCGGTCCGGAAGTAGCCGCCACGGTTTCAGCCGCTGCCGGCGAAATACGCGAACCTGCCACCGGCAAGCGAGTCTCGCGGCCCGATCCTTGCGTATCCGGCGAGAATGAAACGCGGCCGAACGTTGGCGAAGTTAATCGGAACGCGCACAAGCAGAAGGTACAGACATTGAAACGTCTTCTTCCGGGACCGAGAAATAATCCGTTCGTTCGGCAGGTCACCTCGAGCTCCAATCGGTCCGTTCAGGTCCAATTCGCGCAGGCTCCCGCGAGGCAGGAAACTACGAT ACCTCGACGAGGCTACAAAAAGGAGAAGCCGCCCGTCGACGCGGCTCCGGAGAACGCCGGCAATTACACCATCACCGAACAATTTCCAACTCTTGGCAACTGGGTAGCTCGAATGTCCAAGAACGTAGGAGCCGTTCCATTGGACCGCATCGTAGGACCGTCTGAAAATTTTAGCCGA CAGGTACCTACGTCGAAGATGCACAAGACGATCGCCCTGAATGTTCCCAACGACATCGTGAACCCAACCCTTCCGTACGGTACCAACGGTTGGCAGTTctatcaacaacaacaacaacaacaacaacaacaacaacaacaacaacaacaacaacaacaacaacaacaacaacaacaacagcagcagcagcagcagcagcagcagcagcagcagcagcagcagcgtcAGCAACAGCTGCTGCAACACGTTGCACCGCAGCCGGTCCCGATGGTTCCACCTTATCGACCTCCTATTTATACGCCAATTCCGATGGGTCAATATTACGCGAACAACTATGCC atcgatCCTTACAACAGCGCGGCTCTAAATTGTCATCCGACGGTCTGTCCTTACAGTCCCTACCCGTACTACCCCAGACTGCATCCGCCGTCGTTACCGGCGCCCTACCATTTGCCCATACAAGAAGGCTTCCGGCCGCTGCAACACTCGGACAAACGTTACCATCCGTCGCTCCAATCCGAACCTGTCGCGAAGTATTCGCCGCCCGTGGCAAACAATCTGCAGCAACCTACCGCTTTGCCAGCCGATCGTCTGCGAGGCGTCGCCGTTAACGGAAACAACGTCGGAGTGCCCGGTCTACCGCCGCTCTTCTTACCGCCCGCGCCCTACAATCCCGTGATGCAAGCGAGGCAGAAAGTACTTCCCGGTATGCTCGCGGCAGCTGCAGCCGCCGCGGTTATGGCAGCGGCCACCTTGAAGGGACAACGCGACCCACCAGCCTGCGACGCGAGGAAGTCCGATCTGTCGAACGCGACTTTCGCGAATGTTATAGACTCGGGCAGCTCCCGTGCCGGAATTATCGGCAAAACGGAGATTCCGCTCGCGAATAATAATTCGCGGATGCAAAATTATTTGCTCGACAGACTGGGCCTTGCCTCGAGACCCAACGATTTTATTATGCAAGCGGACACGAATTCGAGCGGCGACAACAATCGATTACAAATAACGGCGATCGATTCCTCGACGCCCCAAAGGATTCTAGTCCCGCAGACGACCAAGACCGTCCCCCAACACGAGGTCAGAAACTGCGAGACTCCGCATTTGGGCAAGGTGAACCAAAGCCCTAATAGCTCGTACACTCTAGTTTGCTCGAACTGCGGGCTGATCGGCCCGAAATTCAAATGTCTCGGCTGCGAGATGGTTTTTTATTGCAACGGACAATGCCAGCAGTTACACTGGAACTTTCATGTTAAACAGTGCCCGAAGAAAATGCCGAAATTGAAGAAAGTTTCTTGA